GGATTAAAGAACTCACAGTATAGACCGACTCTGATATGAAATGTTTCTTTAATCCAGATTTTGCTATCTATGAGACATATTCGTTCCAGTCTCTGTCTGTGGAGTCATATGAGTTCAACGATGACCAGTACGTAGTGTTCGCTCAGCCCAACACTGGAATCTGCACCGTGTTCATTTGGGATCATGTGAACATGCTTTTCAAGACACATTACAACATCACATGTAAGTCAAAAACTACAAAACAGAGCTTTTTATTACCTGATTTAATAACACCAATGAAAACAGAAATAGAAAATCAACTATGGAGGTATTGTCTGAAGCAGTGGTTTCCCAACCTTATTTTTACCCATTGTACAAATCCTGTGTTTCACAACAGTAACAGCTGAATTTAATCTGTTCAGACGTTTCATTGATAGAAAGTGTACACTTTATTAGATTATTGTTTCATGAATATCATCTGCAAgttagtttatttttaaatacacctTTAAAGCTCTATACACATGGGACTGGTTCTCTAATGTCCCCCTGGTTCTGTTTTTACAAAGGAAGGCTCTGAATATTGCAGAGGTTGGGAAACACTGCTCTGGAGTATTAGAGTTCACACAACATTAAGAATCAATACTCAAAGTGCATCAAGATTGATTTGTTTTTGTGTTCAAAATGTATTACATTCAGTTACTAATACTAATGTATATGCATTGCAGCTCGTTCTGCTGTGTATTGTAAACCTGTGGTAATCAACAACACTCTCTACATGGTTGTGGCTCAGCTCTTTGGGGGATCCCACATCTACAAGTATGTCTATGTGCACAGCATTTTAAGTTGTGAATTTTGTTGTGGACACTCAAATATTGTCTGATAATATTTtgtgtttccgccactgaaaaaaaaaaaaggtaattgcgactttttatctcacaatttcaatttttttttctcgaaattgcgaatttacatctcacaattctgaattcttctcagaattattattctttttctagcaattctgacttaaaaaaaatttgaaagatataaactcacaattctgattctaTTTTctaactttttgtctcacaattctttctttttcttgcaattatgagaagaaaagtctgaattgagagatataaactcagacattttttcttgcaattccgagttcacATTGAACAGTTCTGagcttgtatctcacaattcttagtttatatctcagaaaaaaactttcagaattgcaagataaaaaaaatagatttacaAGATAATAACTCggaattctgataagaaaagttTATGACATTTTAAACTGATCTGGCAATAGCTTTTATCTTATAAAAGcaactttttgtttttttgtttttatgcttataAAAGCAACTTTTTGGCTTTATCCTGCAATTCTAtaagaagaaaagtcaaaattgtgagatataaactcacaaagttTTGTGTACCTCAGCAGTTCTGAGATCTTGACTTCTCAGAATTTCCAGATAAAGAAGTCAGAAATgctagaaaaaaaagttttttgttagGTACAAGCTCAGAATTGTACgataagaaaagtcagaactgcaagatataaaatctaaattttgatattttgctttcatttcagattttaaatttcacttttctgagataaaaaaaaaactatgtcagaattctgaaatgtcagaattgtgagatttaaagtcccagttaccttttttattgcCTTATTCCTTggtgtaaacttgcaattctgagacaaaaagtaagaattatgagatataaactttgagACTTTGAAAAtttgagaaaacaaaaaacagttgcaattaccttttttaattctGTTGTGGAAATAAACTTCTATGGGGGTGACCTAAACCATATGCAgcctaataaatgtatttttttatttttagaaaactaTAATGAGTCTTCACAACTCCTTCCAATGACTCttcacaaaagttttttttacaaaacttttgttaaaatttagtttttgttaaaaTGTCTTAACATGTAAAACATTATCACCAAACTACTGAATGCACCTTTATTTGGTAGATTATTTCAGTATCCAAAGAAGTCACGATTCGtggatcgattctgagattttaCGAATGCATCGCGATTATCTCACAAGAGGTCACAAGAGCGTTGAAGAGCGCTCTGAATACCCTTGTAATTCCCTTCAACCTTTTGGAACTTTATGgatgattattttaggttcaagtgtgtgtaaggatttggaagcaagcagagtacggctgtttctaaagcacgcagtgccatctgctgttaaaaactaagctcagaattcaATTTCAGAATTTAAGAGACAATCACGGTGCATTTAGAAAATCTCCAAATCGATGCAGAATCATTTCTCGATTCATGATGCATTGATTTATTTTCCCAGCCCTATATCATTTTGTATATGAATATCATCATTATCACATATTATGACATCCTGTTGTTGTTGTCAGATGGGAGGAAGGTCCATTGCGTTTCGTCAAAATCCAGGACATCGACACCACCCGTGTCCGTAAACCCAATTTCATTGAGACTTTCCAGATTGAAGGAGACTGGTATTTTGCTGTAGTCGACAGCTCTAAAGCCGGTTCTACCAGCCTGTACCGCTGGAACAGTAACGGCTTTTACTCGCACCAATCTCTCCACCCCTGGCACAGAGACACTCACATCGACTTCCTAGAGGTGGACGGCAAACCTCGCCTCATACTCTCTAGCGCCTCGCAGCCCCCGGTGGTGTATCAGTGGAACCGCAGCCAACGCCAATTCGCCTACCACTCACAGATCACCGATTCGGGCGACGTGCAGATGGTGAAGCACTTCTGGGTGCGAAAAGTGCTGTATCTCTGCCTCACGCGCTTCATAGGAGACTCCAAGATCCTGCGCTGGGACAACCAACGCTTCGTAGAGATTCAAACCCTGCCGTCACGGGGCTCGATGGCTGTGTATCCGTTCAGCGTCGGAGTGAGGCAGTACCTTCTGCTGGGCAGCGATTATTCGTTCTCTCGGATCTATCTGTGGGACGAACTCACTCAAAGATTTCAGCCCTTCCAGGAACTCAACATGCTCGCGCCTAGAGGCTTCAGCCTGGTCTCTATTGACAATAAGGATATTCTGTTAGCAGCTAGTTTTAAAGGAAAGACTATGGCCTACCAGCATCTAGTGGTGGATCTCAGTGCCAAATAGTCAGCTGGCGAGGTTTCAGGTTATAAGTGCGTAAATGCCAAGAACTGCAAAATGTCTACACTTTTCTACATCTGCATTCACACGTCATTGCTAAATACtcatacattagttactgtaagTGTAAGCGATCAACAAACTCAATAAACGTTAAAACTTTCAACTGGATACCCATTTTTGGGTCTTTAAAGctaaatacatatgtgaccctggaccacaaaaccagtcttaagtcgctggggtatatttgtagcaatagccaaaaatacattgcatgggtcaaaatttttgatttttcttttatgccaaaaatcattaagaaattaagtaaagttcatgttccatgaagattttttgtaaaattcctactgtaaacatatcaaaatgtaatttttgatttgtaatatgcattgttaagaacttaatttggacaactttaaaggtgattatctcagtctttttgattttttttgcatcctcagatttctgatttcaaatagatgtatctcagtcaaatattgtcctatcctaacaaaccatacatcaatagaaagcttatttattgagctttcatatgatgtatacatctcagttttgtcaaatttaaccttatgactggttatgtggtccagggtcacatatttataataTGCATTGCAATGATGAAGTTTCTCCAATATGATGTACATTGTTCGGCGGTTTCATATAAAAAAGGTGAATTATATTTTTTAGACATACGCTACTGTTTCATGTATCACCGTATCATGAACACATCTGTAAGAATATTATGTGTTGCCAAGACAAAATAACAAGTTTCATTTTCATTACTCAATTGAGCTTGACTGTTAAGGCTTTGCTTTAAGGAGTTTCTATGCAGATTATTCTCTGAAAATGTTGAATTATTGTACTCAGACAACAATGCACCTAATTACTAACTGGTAGGAAATATAAACCATCTGCATCTGCAGTCATCAGCATGCATTGCAGTAAATGACTGTGTTGGAAATATAATTTATGATgtgtcaaaaaaaataaataaagttgaattatctATTGACCTTGCACAGGAACTTTTTTTTCTGCTTGGAATGATTATTTTGTCTCTAGCCTTGTGTCCATCCTTCTAGtccttctttctttttgtaaGTTGACTTCACGTCCTTCATGCCAAAGATGAAGAGCTTTTCCTGCTTCCTCTACTGCCTTCATTTTAGTGAAATCCTTGGTACAAATAATCAGATACCATATGATCATTCATCTTCGCTGTGTATATCTTATAGATTAAACTGCAGGGGGCAGTGTAGGATCtacaaatataaatgtaatagtGGAGCAATTCTGGTCAAAACTCCTCAAAAATGCAGTTATGACAGTCAACTATCATATATCATATAGAGGGCATTATATTTGAGTGAATTTCTCTAATagcttacactaccagtcagatgtttttgaacattaaggttttttattgtttttaaaaaaactcatgcctgcatttatttaatccaaaggacagcaaaaatggttacatttagattttttttttactatttaaaaatagctgctttctatttgattatattttaaaatgtaattaattcctgtgatcaaagctaaattttcagcatcattactttgatcttcagtgtcacgtgatccttcagaaatcagtctaatatgctgatttgcggttcaagaaacattttattactattgttgttattatcagtatttaaaacagttaaatacattttttcaggattctttgatgaatggaaagatccaaagatcagcatttgtctgaaatgaaaagcttttgtaacatcccTGTGGAAAaagccagcatatgctggttaggtatattttgaagcatggctgctggtttgagctggtcctgagcaggagctagttgcttatagcacatgaccagctaaggaccagcttaaaacagctcatgaccagctaaggaccagcttaaaacagctcatgaccagctaaggaccagcttaaaccagctcaaaccagcaaccaagcttcaaaacatacctagcCAGCATATGTTTCTTTTAACAGGGATTATACACTGACTGTactgatgatgctaaaaattcagctttgaaatcacaggaataacttacattttaatatattcaaatagaaagtagttattttaaacagtaaaaatatttaacaaatttacagtttttgctgtagcctactttggatgaaataactgcaggcttggtgagcagaagagacttcttttaaaatattaaagaagCTTACATGATGAAAGAACATTAAGgataaaataacaaacaaactgTCTGAATGGTAAACGCTATAAGCACTATTCCAAcaacatatttgtttattattattataacatctCAAGTAGTAGAAGTAGTAATAATAGCAGTAGCCGTAGACggtcataataataatacattaattcttttttctttttctttttaacaaTGCTGATCTGGTTTTCCTTCGTTTGAAACGAATTGTTCTAAATGGTTCATTAATCATTCAACAGTGTGCTGAAAATGTCCTTCCGTGTTGTTTACTTTTAATGATGAACGCGCTTGGAATGTTTGACTTACTAGTGGCGTCATAACAGCATAAATATGTGACTGTCTGGATTCTTCGCGGGTTTACCTCGCTATTATTCGCGCGCACATTTTCAAGGTGTAGCTGGCGATTATTTGCTAGCCGTTCCTTGCAGACGCGAGTCCTCACTTACAGTTATTGACGGATTTAACTGGCATTTCAAGATGACAGGAAAACACGTTCCTCCTACATCTATCAAACAGCCGGACACGAACAAGAGCTCCGGTGTTAGAAAGCAGTGGACCCGTCTAGAGAAAATAATCTGGCCTGTTGCTCCTGATGGCTATATTCCCAACTCTGTAGTGAGGAGTTTGGCGCCGTATCCACAGTTCAAACATGCTTGCGCCAACAGGGGGCTCCAAAGTAAGGAACAAATAGAAGAAGACATTTCGGCAGAACAAAAGCGCCTGTTAAAGTATTTTCTCGAAAATTACGGATCTTCCAAAGAAGAGCAACCGAACAAGGAAGATGAGGAAATCAGGTTGGAACGTGGTATACAAAGTCAGCCTGAGAAAACAAATATTACACCAAGCTTGATAAAGAAGCCTGAGGAGACAAAGACAGGGGCCAGCTTGACACTACATCTGGGAGCTGCGCAGAGCCAAAACCTGCTCCAGAACAAACCAAATGCTTCTTCTGTAGATGAACTCCAGACAAAAGCTTCTTCTGTAGATGATGTTCAGATGAAAGTTTCTTCTGTAAATGTTCTTCAGACGAACGCTTCTTCTGTAGAGGAGCAAAAGACTGAGAAAGAAGAGAGCCTCTCTGATAAGAGCAATGCTTTTTCCTCAAAGCAGCCGAAGAACGTGCAGAAAGTTCAAAAGGTAGATTTTAAACCACCAGAAGCTCTGTCTGTGAGTCCAAAGTTGCAGGAGGTGAAAGATGAGTTGCCCCAGGAGATGGTGTCTACCATTAAGGAGCAAAAGACAAGCGACAGTGCAAACAAAAGTGTACATGTGCTGGAGATCAGGGCTCCGAAGCCAACCATTCGGAAGAAGGCTGATCCTCCCTTAAAGAAACTGAAGTCGTTTGTGTCACCTCTGCCTCTGCTGGGTAACAGAAGGCCTCATTCTGTCCTCATTTACCTTTACAAGAGATCCAAAGCAGACAAAAGCTTCTGAAGGGGCGAAGCAGGCTCCAAAAGTGGCTTAGACTACAAATAAAACTGTTTGCTTGCAAAATAAAAGAGATCTATTTTATGAGACTTTATTTTGTGACATACATTTCCACCACTGTCATTTACTGTAATACACGCTGAGCAAATGGTTTATAATGACCTTCAATATTGCTACATTATGTCAAGCCAAGTTAAATTTGACTGCATAAGTGAgacacacagttgaggtcaaaagtttacatacaccttgcaaaatctgcaaaatgttaattattttagcaaaataggagggttcatacaaaatgcatgttattttttatttagtactgacctgaataagatttcacataaaattcATTTGCagtcctcaagagaaaataatagttgaattgataaaaatgaccctgttcaaaagtttacatactcttgattcttaatactgttgttacctgaatgatccacagctgtgtttttttgtttttgttcagtgatagttgttcatgagtcccttgtttgtcctgaacagttaaactgcccactcttcttcagaaaaatccttcaggtcccacaaattctctggtttttcagcatttttgtgtatttgaaccctttccaacaatgactgtatgattttgagatccatcttttcacactgaagacaactgagggactcatatgcaactattacagaagattcaaatgctcactgatgctccagaagggaaaaaaacatgaattaagagccaggggtgaaaacttttaaactgaagatgtgtatatttttctgattttgcctaaatatatatctttttttcatttagtactgcctttcagaagctacagaagaaacttacatgtttcccagaagacaaaataagttaaatttacagtgatctttaaattcaaaaagttttcaccccctggctcttaatgcatcgtgtttccttctggagcatcagtgagcatttgaaacttatAATAATGTatgatctcttattttggtaaaataattaacattttgtagattctgcaaggtgtatgtaaacttttgacttcaactgtaaatcttGTAGCTATCAGATATTGAAACAATAGTTCTGGTTCTCACAAtatcaatttatatatattttttatttatttatttatttttatttttttttttacttgattacattactgcacactcttaaaaataaaggttatttattggcattgatggttcagtgaagaaccttgaacatcgatcctttcaaatgcagaacagcttctggtaacactttataaaaactacacactatgaaccattagttaagcattagcaaatagtcaattcatcattcATAAAGCATTATCCCCACATTAATAGGCAAAAGTAAGCAGTTAATAAATGCAGCTATATgttttgttaatgatttattagcgtatttataatgttaattatcaattatattaaaatattaataattgtattttcattcaTGTTTTCATGATCAATTTATAATTTCTAAATTAGGTATTATATTATTAACAGACCAGTTATATAGGAGTTGTCAGAGGCTCATAAGATAATTTAGAAAGTGTAACAAAGTggttaataaactttaaatgcacatttatacatattatttagacataTAATAACAGTTACTcaatgtgttaataaatgctttacaaatattcttactgtaattcatgattaattcaggtaGGTATAAAACATAGTTGTCAGTTAtctatttttgtgagctcatctaaagtgaagacTATTTATGCCTCGTAAAACTTTTACAAAGCAGATTTAAAGTGAAACTGAACaaagaaatatttatttgtgcAATTGTACACTtgttataaaatgaaaaataaacctctgCAATGTCATAGAAAATTAAAAATTCCTGTACACCTGCAGAAAACATGAATTAGCAGTAACATGAACCTCTGAAGCCTCTGAAATCTCCTTTTTATCGTTTGTTAAATATACAGTATTTGAATTCTGTTTCAGCTAATTGTGAGTCTTCAGTTTGAAATGtaaaatttatttgaaatttgcCAAACTTGGCACTTCTTTGTGACTCACTGTTTGCATCGAATTTTAACTGAAACTGAAACAAGAAAATCTTCTTACTATACCAAAATATCTAgctttttttgcttattttgttgatgtatattcattttgttgtttatattttttatttatatttacattcttGCTTGATaataagataataagatgatgtacaagtggcatcactgtgaaaaaaatattacaatttttttttatttacatttgaacaaaaagtgtcatgtccaaaattattcatacccttctcaataatcaatagaaaagcctttattggctattacagcaatcaaacgcttcctataattgcttaccagcgttttgcatgtctccactggtatttttgcccattcatctttagcgatgagctccaactctttcaggtttgagggtctccttgccatcaccctgatctttagctccctccacagattctcaattggatttaagtcaggactctggctgggccactgcaaaacgttaatgtttttgtctgctaaccatttcttcaccacttttgctgtgtgttttgggtcgttgttgtgctgaaatgtccacttgtgcccaaggccaagtttctctgcagactgcctgatgttgttgttgagaattttgatgtattgctcctttttcatagtgctgtttactgtgattaggttccacCGGTtggaaaacacccccaaaacattaggttcccaccaccatgtttgacagtggggatggtgttcttagggttgaaggcttctccttttttacgccaaataaaggttacatcattgtggccaaacaattcaatttttgtttcatctgaccataaaacagaagaccagaagtcttcttttttgtccagatgagcatttgcaaaggccaagtgggcttttgtgttccttatctggagaagtggtgtcctccttggtctgcgtccgtgaaacccagtggtgtgcagtgtctgtcatgatctgggctgtggggtttccctcagccacctgaggtcgctgttttcccttccctccactgcacttccctaattgtacactcctgtcttgtcattagcactgattacactcacacctgctcactattatcatcaggactataagtatcctcactgctcattctgcttcatgtctgcattgtctctagttatgtgtattttgtgttctgaatTCTCTGGCCTGGATTGTGTTCTTGATTTTGTGTTctagttattagttttgtgccgtgttggcctttttgtttgtttagtttgttttcttaTCATTAAAACCcctttacctgcatttggacccagacctcctttgtttaacgtgacagaatgcagacatcaatgatgggtccagcggggagaattttttttgagggggcagcaACCACCCGCTCGGTTCCAGacacggaggggatgtccttcgaggcggcgtcggctactcggttcgagttcatctacgcctgcctggcagcgatggacacccgcagtgccgagactgcgcggaagcgcccctgctttgcggagggggtggagacgctctttcgcggggaggtggcgacaaccgccatccctgtccctgacgctgaggcggctgtgcgtcctgtccctgacgctgaggcggctgtgcgtcctgtccctgacgctgaggcggctgcgcgtcctgtccctgacgctgaggcggctgcgcgtcctgttcctggcgctgagacggctgcgcgtcctgttcttgacgctgaggcggctgcgcgtcctgtccctgacgctgaggcggctgcgcgtcctgtccctgacgctgaggcggctgcgcgtcctgttcctggcgctgagacggctgcgcgtcctgttcttgacgctgaggcggctgcgcatcctgttcctgacgctgaggcggctgcgcgtcctgttcctggcgctgaggcggctgcgcgtcctgttccggacgcggcggtgaccgcgctctctgttcctgacgcggcggtgaccgcgctctctgttcctgacgcgacggtgaccgcgct
Above is a genomic segment from Garra rufa chromosome 15, GarRuf1.0, whole genome shotgun sequence containing:
- the lgi3 gene encoding leucine-rich repeat LGI family member 3, whose translation is MVEARPRRTLRWPDWRLSVCVLLFCMFGTAMGRRAPKTPRCSNTCSCTKDSAFCVDTKAIPKSFPPGIISLTMVNAAFTEIPEGAFSHMHLLQFLLLNSNTFSLISDDAFAGLGHLQYLFIENNDIQALSKNTFRGLKSLTHLSLSNNNLQVLPRDLFKHLDILTDLDLRGNSFRCDCKIKWLVDWMEKTNTSVPAIYCASPFEFQGRRIHDLTPRDFNCISADFAIYETYSFQSLSVESYEFNDDQYVVFAQPNTGICTVFIWDHVNMLFKTHYNITSRSAVYCKPVVINNTLYMVVAQLFGGSHIYKWEEGPLRFVKIQDIDTTRVRKPNFIETFQIEGDWYFAVVDSSKAGSTSLYRWNSNGFYSHQSLHPWHRDTHIDFLEVDGKPRLILSSASQPPVVYQWNRSQRQFAYHSQITDSGDVQMVKHFWVRKVLYLCLTRFIGDSKILRWDNQRFVEIQTLPSRGSMAVYPFSVGVRQYLLLGSDYSFSRIYLWDELTQRFQPFQELNMLAPRGFSLVSIDNKDILLAASFKGKTMAYQHLVVDLSAK